The nucleotide window GCCTTTGCTATTTTCTTAGTTTCTTTTACTTCAGCCTTTTCTTTTTTGATGTCTGTTAAAATATCCTTTTGCTTTTCTAATTCTTGTATCTTGTTATCAGTAGAAAATGCACTTGTCCCCTTCATTAAAAAAAGTACTGCAAGTCCAACTGAATATTTTACATTTTCATATCTTTTAGCTATTGATCGTAAATTTTTTTCTACATTATATAAATTGTTGTCCATATAATCTGTCCCCCCTCTTCTCTTAGATCTTTATATATTTATATTTAATTCTATCATTTTTACCAATTTTGTCAATGATATTAATATAAAAACGACTCTATCTTAGTAAACCACAATTAAATTGCTTGTACGATAGAGTCATTATTTTTATTATTTTCTTTTTAAAATCAGTATTTTTCCTTTTTCTTCTTTTGTAACTCTCAGAGATTCCCTAACTTTTTGAATAGCTTTATTAACTGTCCAAGCATCTAGTTTAGTCTTTTCTAAGAATTTATAAGTTTCATCTCTATGTTTAACATAGCAAACTGACAATAACCAAGCTTTAGCCATGTTAACATAGTATTCTCCTGATTTTATTTTTTCACAGATCTTAAAAATATCTTTTAAATATTTATCTTCTACATAATAAGCAAGTAATATCACAAAGATAAATCTTTGTTCCCATGGATTTGTTGCTGGTAATTTAGAAGTCAAATAAGTATAAAATTCTTCCTTATTTTTATTAATAAATTTAAAAGTTGAGTCAACTATGTCACAAACTGCCCAATTATCAATGATATTTACAAAAAAATCTATCCTTTTTAACCTATCTTGAAATTCCATCTTTGAATAGCCAATTAAAAAACCATATAAAGCCTTTTCTTCATAATATTTAACTTTCTTTTTAATAAATAATTTTTCAAAAAGATTCAAAAAGTTTTCAAAGGAAGTTTTAGCTATTTTTTTAGCCATATCTTTTAAAATTGGAGTCCTTATTCCAATTATCTCACAATCCACAGGCACAATTATTTTAGTATTGAAATCTCTATATTCAATATCTCTTATTGAAAAAAGATAGTCTAAAAATTCCTTATATTCTTTTTCAGTTTTAAATTCTAAACTTTCAATTTCCATATAACTCTCCTATTACCATACATTAGAAGCATGACTTGTAAATCCAGAAGATGTTGAGAAGTATTTAGCATCTATTGGCATACCATCATAAGTCATAATTTCTCCAGCAGTTTCTTCTATAGCACGAGTTGCATCTTCATTTTCTATTTGGTTATTATATACTTGGCTTTCAACAGTGTCTTTTATATGGAAACCATCTTTAGCATACTTACCTTTTTGTATATCACTAACAGCATAAGTTCTTGCTGCAACAGCTTGTACCTTCAATGCTTCAACTCCAAAGCTTCTTGGCATTTCACTAGCAACAACTTGTAATAAATATTTTTCAATATCAATTGTATTTATTACTCTTAAACTTGAACCTCTTGGGATTATAGTTAAGATTCCTCTATATTTTGGAGAAGATGTATGAGCTTTTCTAACAGGACTAATTGTTAAATATTCTCCCTTAGCATAAAAATTTAAAGGATTTCTTGTTTTATATTCTTTTCCATTTTCAAGAGTTATAGTTACTGAACCAGATAAATTTCTTATATCAACTCTTTCATTTACTCCAACAGTTATATCAAAATCCTCATTGTATATTTGAACTTTATTTTCTGACGAGAAAATATTTAGTCTTCCATGTTCTAGGCTTCCATTAGTTGTGATACCAACTTTAATTTCTTTGTTATTACCTAAAACAGATTCAACTGTTGAAAGCTTTATATTAGTATAGTATCTTTTTAAGATATTTTTGTAACTTTCTCCACTCTTAGCTAAAGTTCCAGCTGCGAATTGAGACATTCCAACTCCATGTCCATATCCACCACCATATATATGGATATATCCTCCATCTTCTTCTAAAGCTAGATACGCAGATGGTAAAGAGCTTACATTAGGCATAATTGTTTTAGAAGAATAAGAACCCTCTTCACCTTTTGAACCATAAAGTGCATTGTTAGTTGCTAAAAGTTTTCTTACATTAAATTCTTTTGCTACTAAGTATTTTCCATTGCTAGTTATAACAAGCATGTGAGTTATTATTCCAGACTCACCTCTTGCTGCAACTATTATATCTTTAACATCTCCAACACTTCTTATAGGAGCCTGTTGCCATTCACCATTTACAAGAGTTAAAACATTTCTAGGATTTGTTTTATAGATAGAAACTATTCTACTTTCTACTTTATTGTATAAATCTGATTTCTTTATACTTGTTTTCCATCTCCAATAAGGTGAGTTGTCCCCATGTCCTCTTGAAGA belongs to Fusobacterium periodonticum ATCC 33693 and includes:
- a CDS encoding SpoIID/LytB domain-containing protein, which translates into the protein MNKKISLIIVSAFMLFACTSGKKVKPVKPNGDYKVGTVVEGNTDNTNIERGKREKITLKNTVFKKMGLPLPYNTFGAAIPYLVPVNDNHKESFSVFEEYDENKALKYFKNLSSRGHGDNSPYWRWKTSIKKSDLYNKVESRIVSIYKTNPRNVLTLVNGEWQQAPIRSVGDVKDIIVAARGESGIITHMLVITSNGKYLVAKEFNVRKLLATNNALYGSKGEEGSYSSKTIMPNVSSLPSAYLALEEDGGYIHIYGGGYGHGVGMSQFAAGTLAKSGESYKNILKRYYTNIKLSTVESVLGNNKEIKVGITTNGSLEHGRLNIFSSENKVQIYNEDFDITVGVNERVDIRNLSGSVTITLENGKEYKTRNPLNFYAKGEYLTISPVRKAHTSSPKYRGILTIIPRGSSLRVINTIDIEKYLLQVVASEMPRSFGVEALKVQAVAARTYAVSDIQKGKYAKDGFHIKDTVESQVYNNQIENEDATRAIEETAGEIMTYDGMPIDAKYFSTSSGFTSHASNVW
- a CDS encoding DNA alkylation repair protein, with amino-acid sequence MEIESLEFKTEKEYKEFLDYLFSIRDIEYRDFNTKIIVPVDCEIIGIRTPILKDMAKKIAKTSFENFLNLFEKLFIKKKVKYYEEKALYGFLIGYSKMEFQDRLKRIDFFVNIIDNWAVCDIVDSTFKFINKNKEEFYTYLTSKLPATNPWEQRFIFVILLAYYVEDKYLKDIFKICEKIKSGEYYVNMAKAWLLSVCYVKHRDETYKFLEKTKLDAWTVNKAIQKVRESLRVTKEEKGKILILKRK